CGCCACGGGCTCGCGGTCAACGCGATCCGCTCCGTGCAGCTCGTCACCGCGTCGGGCGAGATCGTCACGGCGAGCCACGATGAGCACGCCGCCCTGTTCTGGGCCGTGCGCGGCGGCTCCGGTGCCTTCGGGGTCGTCACGGCGATCGAGCTCGAGCTGCTGCCGTACCCGGATGTGTTCGCCGGGGCCATGTTCTGGGATCTCGCCCGTGCCCGCGAGGTGGTCACGGCCTGGCGCGACTGGGCTCTCACCGCGCCCGAGTCGGTGACGACGACCCTGCGCATCATGCACCTGCCGCCGCTGCCCGAGCTGCCCCCGTTCCTGTCGGGGCGCTCGATCGTCGTGATCGACGGCGCGATCCTCGACGGCGACGAGCGGGCGGCCGCCGTCCTCGCTCCGCTGCGGAAGCTGGACCCGGAGGTGGACAGCTTCGCACGCATGCCCGCCGAGGGGCTGCTGAAGGTGCACATGGATCCCGACCACCCCTCACCGTCGGCGTCGGCGCATGTCGTGCTGGGCGAGTTGAGCGATCACGCGATCGAGCGCTTCGTGTCCGCGTGCGAGGCGAAGGGGCTGCTCATGATGGGTGAGCTGCGTCAGCTCGGAGGCGCCTTCGGCGTCTCCCCGGCGCTGCCCGGCGCCGTCTCGCGGCTGGAGGGCGCCTTCGCTCTGTACGCGCTTGGCGCCGTCCCCGCGCCCGAACTGCTCGTGCCAGCGACGGCCGCGGCTCGCGGCGTCGTGGACGCCGTGGCGCCGTGGCGCACCGGCTCGGTCGCGCTGACGATGTCGGACGGCAACGGCGATGGACGCGAGGCGAAGTTCGGTGCGAGCGCCGAGCGTCTGGCGAACGAGGCTCGGCGCTTCGACCCGGCCGGGGTGTTCGTCGCGGCACACGCCGTGCGGGGCTGAGGGCGTCGGGCATGCCGGGGAGCATGCCCGTTCCCTCGAGCACGCCGGACGTTCGCCAACGGGAGCAACGGGGTCCGCCTGCCGGGCCGGACGGCGCTCGCGGTAGCATGGGTCGATCGGCGAGAGCCAACTGTCAAGAGTTTGTTGTCAACAATCGGAGAACGATGGGCATTTCGGATTTCGCGCCTCCTCTGGCGTCATCCCCTGCGCTCTCGAAGAACGTGGTGGACATCCTTCGCGAGATGATCACCAACGGCACCTTCGGCGCGGGCGAGCACCTCAAGGAGGCCGAGATCGCGCTGTCGCTCGGGGTCAGTCGCGGCCCGGTCCGCGAGGCGCTCGCCGAATTGGCCAACGAGGGGCACATCGAGCTCCGCCGGCATCGCGGTGCATTCGTCGCCGAACTCACGCGCCGCGACGTGCACGAGGTGTACAGCCTGCGCCTCGCGCTCGAGCGGCTCGCCATGGAGCGCGCCGCGACCCACATGACGCCCGAGATGCTCGCGCGCTTCGACTCGACCCTCGAGCTCATGAAGCACGTGCCGGGCGACTACACGCCCGAGCAGGCGGTCGAGCTGAGCCTCGCCTTCCACGATCTCGTCTACGAGGCGGCGGATCACCAGCGCCTCTGGCGCGCCTGGATGTCGATCCGCAGCCACGTCGCGCTGTTCCTGCGTTCGCGCAACGCGCACCACCACGACTTCCTGGATGTGGGCTACCCGGAGCACAAGGTGCTGCGCGATGTGCTCGCGGCGGGGAATGCCGACCAGGCCGTCCGCCTCGTGGAGGAGCACATCCAGCGCCCCTACGCGTTCCTGCTCGAGGACCTTCCGGAGGACGGCTCGGAGGTCTGAGGCCCCCCACGGGGGATGAGTTCGTCGTCTCGTGCAGATTGTCAACAATAAACGCTTGACAGTTTTCAACCGCGGTGATGTGATGGTCGAGACCCACCGCCGATGACGACGAATGAGCGCTCTTCGGCCCGACCCGAGAGCGATCCCCGTGAGCAGTTACCGCATCGTCACCATCCCCGGTGACGGCATCGGCCCCGAAGTCACCGCCTCCGCCCTCGAGGTGGTCGAGGCGGCAGCGCGGGCGCACGGCGGGCTCACCCTCGAGGTCGAACAGCTCGACGCGAGCGCCGAACGCTGGAAGCGCACCGGCGTCGCGCTGCCGGATGAGGCGCTCGCCGCCGCGGCGGAAGCCGACGCCATCCTCATGGGCGCAGTCGGCCTGCCCGACGCGCGCCACCCCGACGGGCGCGAGGTCAACGGCGACGTCATCCTGCGCCTGCGGTTCGAGCTCGACCTCTACGGCGGCATCCGCCCGGTGCGCTCCTTCCCGAACGTCGCCACGGCGCTGCGCTCCGACGAGCCCATCGACTACGTGATCGTGCGGGAGAACGTCGAAGGCCTGCTCGCCTCGAGCGTCACCCGCATCCGCGACGAGGTCGCCATCGACAACCTCGTCATCACCGCGACCGGCACCACCAAGGTGAGCGAGCTGGCGTTCCGGCTCGCCGAGCGCCGCGCCGGCAAGCGCCGCGTCGCCTGCGTCGACAAGTCGAACGCCGTCGCCGCCTACGCCTTCTTCCGCGAGGTGTTCGACCAGGTGGCCGCCCGCCACCCCGACATCACCCCCGACCACATCTACGTCGACGCGATGACCGCCTACCAGGTGCTCGACCCGCAGCGCTTCGACGTGGTCGTCACCGAGAACATGTTCGGCGACATCCTCTCCGACCTCGGCCCCGCCACCGTCGGCGGCCTCGGGCTCGCCGCCTCGGGCGACGTCGGCGACGCGCACGGCATGTTCCAGCCGAGCCACGGTTCCGCCCCCGACATCGCCGGGCGCGGCATCGCCAACCCCACCGCGACCATCCTCTCGGCCGCCATGATGCTCGACTGGCTCGGCCGTCAGCACGACGACGCGGATGCCGTGGAGCTCGGCCGGGTGATCGACGACGCGGTCGTGCGCGTGCTCGCCGCGGGCCAGGTGCGCACCCCCGACCTGCGCGGCACCGCGACGAGCGCCGAGTTCACCGCCGCCGTGATCGGAGCCCTCGCGTGAGCGCCGCCGAGGCCCGCATCGCCCGGCGCGTCGACCACGTGGGCATCGTGGTCCGCGACGCGCAGGCCGCGATCGACTGGTACGCCGACTCCTTCGGCTTCGTCGTCGACAGCGACGAGCTCATCCACGGCGACGCGCACAACGTGCGCCTCGTCTTCCTCGTGCCGGGCGCGGACGCCGCCCCCGGCGCCACCGCCCTGCAACTGCTCGCGCCGTTCGCCGACGGCCCCATCGGCCGCTACCTCGCCGAGCACGGCGAAGGCCTGCACCATGTGTGCTTCGCCGTCGACGACGTCGCCGCGACCACCCGCGCCCTCGGCGACGAGAGCACCCAGCCGTTCGTCGGCGGGAAGGGGCGCCTGTGCTCCTTCCCGAGCGGCGTTCCGTCCGATGTCCGCCTCGAGCTGGTCCAGGAGGAGCCCGCATGAGCACGACGACACCCATCGCACCACCCAAGGAAGAGGAATACATGTCCCCACGACCGAGCGGGCCTCTCGCCCAGGTCAAAGCTCTCACCTTCGACGTCTTCGGCACCGTCGTCGACTTCCGCAGCAGCATCATCGCCGAAGGCCGCCGGCTCTCGGCGCTGCACGGCGACGCGCCGGTCGACTGGCCGGCCTTCGCCGACCAGTGGCGCGCCGAATACCGTCCCGCGATGGATCGCGTGACGGCCGGCAGCGAGACCTGGATCAACGTCGACAACATCTATCGCCGCGCGCTCGACATGCTCATCGAGAAGTTCGGCATCGACTGGCTGAGCGAGGAGGAGCTCGCCGAGTTCAACCTCATCTGGCACCGCCTGGAGCCGTGGGGCGACTCGGTGCTGGGCCTGGAGCGGCTGCGCAAGCGCTTCATCCTGGCGACGCTGTCGAACGGCAACGTGCGCCTGCTCGTGGACCTCGCGCGCCACGCGAAGCTCCCCTGGGACATGGTGCTCAGCTCCGAGCTGGTGCGCGCCTACAAGCCGGACCGCCGGATGTACCAGTCGGCCGTCGACTACCTGTCGCTCGAGCCGCAGGAGATCATGATGGTCGCCGCGCACCAGTACGACCTGCGCGCCGCCGCGGAGCTCGGCTTCCGCACCGCGTTCGTCATGCGCCCGCTCGAGCACGGCCCCGAGTTCCAGGTCGATCTCACGATCGACGACGACTTCGACGTGGTCGCCAACGACATGGTCGACCTCGCTCGGCAGTTGGGTCTGTAAAGGCCTGTCACCAACCCCCACCAAGAGGCATTCCAAAGGAGGATTCGCCAACATGTTCACCAGAACCCATCGGACGCGGGTCGGCGTCGTCGCCGGCATCGCGCTCGCGGCACTCGCGCTCACCGGATGTCAGGCCAAGCCGGCCGACGCCGGTGCAGCGGACGCCGACTTCCCCTCGCAGCCGTTCACCATCACGGTCCCCTCGGGTCCGGGCGGCGGCCTCGACCAGCTCGGACGCTCGGTGCAGCTCGCGCTCACCGAGTCGGGTCTCGTGTCGGGCAACATCCAGGTGTTCAACAACCCGGGCGCCGGCTCGATGCTCGGCCTCAACCAGTTCGTCCGCGAGGAGGAGGGCGAGCAGTACCAGCTGCTCGCGGTCAGCGCGGTGCTGCTCGGCGCCGAGAAGACCTCCGACATCAAGGTCACGGTCGAGGGCGACACCACGCCGATCGCGGCGCTCGCCTCCGAGTACCTGACGATCGTCACCCGCCCCGACTCGGGCATCAAGGATCTGAAGGGCCTCGTCGACAAGCTCAAGAAGGATCCGGGCAGCGTCAACATCGTCGGCTCGGTCGCCGGAAGCCTCGAGCAGGTGCTCATCGGTCTGCTCGCGCAGTCGCAGGACATCGACCCGGCCGACATCAACTACGTGCCGTACGAGAACGCGAGCGAGCAGGTCACGGCGCTCCTCTCGGGCGACGCGGATGTCTCCGTCATGGGCATCTCGGAGATCCTCTCGCAGCTGCAGGACGGCTCGGCGATTCCGCTCGTCGTCTCCAGCCCCGAGCGGCTCGACGGGGTCGACGCCCCCACCTTCGAGGAGGCGGGCCTGCCGGCCGACCTCACGATGGCCAACTGGCGCGGCATCGTCGGCCCTCCGGGACTGTCCGACGCCCAGCGCGACCAGGTCGTCGACCTCATCGCGAAGATGCGCGAGACGGATCAGTGGAAGGAGATCCTCACGGCCAAGTCGTGGGCGGACACCTTCATCGGGGGCGCCGACTTCGACGCCTACCTGAAGTCGGAGTCCGACCGGATCGGCAACGCCATGAAGGGTCTCGGTCTGATCGATGGCTGATGTCCAGCCGACGGAGAACCCCGCCGACGCCGAGAGGCGTCGGCGGGGGATCCGCCGAGAGCTCGTCATCGTGGGCGTGGTTCTCGTCGCGTTCTCGGTGCTGATCGGCGTCATGTCGATCCAGCTCGCCGCGCGACGGAACTTCGAGCCCGACAGCTCGGGCATGTTCCCCCTCATCGTCGGCGCCGGTCTGCTGCTGTTCAGCATCCTCTTCCTCGTGCAGTCCATCCGTCCCCGCGACGAGGGCTACCTCGAGGAGCACATGGAGGGCGAGAAGCAGCGCACCCGGATGCGGGTCGTGGTCTGGGTCGTGCTGGTCCTCGTCGCCTACGCGGCGCTCGTGGCGCTGATCGGGTACACGATCGCGACCGCGGCACTGTTCGTCGGCGTCTCCCGCCTCCTGGGCGAGAAGCGCTGGTTCCTCAACGTCGGAGTCGGGGTGGCCATGGCGGCCGCCGTGTACTTCGGCTTCACCCTCCTGCTGGGGGTTCGACTCCCGGCCGGCTTCCTCGGATTCATCTGATACATGGACGACGCACTGCTGAACCTGTTCAACGGGTTCCTCACCATCCTGCAGCCGCAGTACCTGCTGTACGCGGCGCTGGGTGTTCTCCTCGGCACCTTCGTGGGTGTGCTCCCGGGAGTCGGCCCGCCGCTCACGATCGCGCTCCTGCTGCCGCTGACCTACTCGCTCGAACCCACCGGGGCCTTCCTCCTCTTCGGAGGCATCTACTTCGGCGCGCTCTACGGCGGATCGATCACCTCGATCCTCATGAACACGCCAGGGGAGTCCTCGGCGGTGGTCACCGCGATAGAAGGCCATGCGATGGCGAAATCCGGTCGAGCCGGGGTCGCCCTGTCGATCTCGATCATCGGAGCCGTCATCGCCGGCACCATCGCGACCCTCGGACTGACCTTCCTCAGCCCGGTGATCGCGGGGATCGCCACGAGCCTGCGGGCCACCGACTACTTCGCACTCATGATCTTCGCCTTCGCGAGCGTCACGGCGCTCGTCGGCAAGTCGATCGTGCGGGGCATGCTGAGCCTGTTCATCGGGCTCTGGGTGGGTCTCATCGGCATCGACTTCGTGTCGGGCGACTCGCGGTTCACCTTCGGGGTTCCGCAGCTCGCCGACGGCATCAACGAGGTGCTGATCGTGATCGGTCTGTTCGCGGTGGGCGAGGCCCTCTACGGTTCGGCGCGCGCGATGGCGGGCGGCGAGACGGTCGTTCCGCTCAACGGGCGGTTCTGGCCGAACCGGAGCGAGGTCAAGCGCGTCTGGAAGCCGTGGCTGCGCGGCTCGGGGCTCGGGTTCCTGTTCGGAGCCCTGCCCACGGGTGGTGCGGAGATCCCGACGTTCCTCAGCTACGGCATCGAGAAGCGTCTGTCGAAGCACAAGCACGAGTTCGGCAAGGGTGCCCCGGAGGGCATGGCCGGACCCGAGGCGGCGGCGAGCGCGTCCTTCTCGGGCGTGATGGTGCCGCTGCTGACGCTCGGCATCCCCACCTCGGCGACCGCGGCGATCCTGCTGTCGGCGTTCCAGATCTACAACATCCAGCCCGGACCCCGCCTGTTCGAGTCCAGCGGGACGATCGTGTGGCCGCTCATCGCGAGCTTCTACATCGGCAACATCATGTTGTTCCTGATCAACCTGCCGCTCATCCGGCTCTGGGTGAAGATCCTGAAGATCCCGACCCCGTTCCTGTTCGCCGGCATCCTCGTGTTCGCCACGCTCGGTGTCTACAGCATCAGCAACAGCTTCACCGACCTGATCGTCGTGTACATCATCGGCATCGTCGGTCTGCTGATGCGCAGGTACGACTTCCCCATCGCCCCCGCGATCCTCGGAGCGATTCTCGGCCCGCTGGTCGAGACGCAGTTCCGGCGTTCGCTGGAGCTCGGGGATGGCAACTTCCTGGTGTTCATCGACCGTCCGTTCAGCGCGATCGTGTTGGCGCTGGCCACCGCGGTCATCGTGCTGCCGATCGTGAGCCGTCGCTTCAGCAAGGCGAAGGATGCGGTCGAGGAGGGCGACATCTCCGGCCTCATCGAGGGCGGGGAGCACCAGGACGAGACGACGGATGCGTCCGAGTCGACCGCATCGGTCGGCGTGGGGGCTCCGGCGCGGCGCCGTTGGTGGCGCCGGAACTGACGAGTGATCCATGGCAATCATCCAAAGGAGGAAGTACATGCCAGCAACACGCACTCTCCGAAACCGCTCCATCCGTCGCAGCCTGATCGCGGGGCTCGCAGCCGTCTCGATGGGGGCAGGCCTCGCGGCCTGCGCCCCGTCGGGCGGCGGAGAAGAGGCGCCCTTCCCGTCCAAGCCGTTCACGATCGTGGTGCCGGCCGCCCCGGGCGGCGGCTACGACCAGATGGGTCGTGCCGTCCAGCAGGCCCTCACCAAGTCGGGGCTCGTCACGAGCAACATCACGGTGTTCAACAACCCGGGCGCCGGTGGCGTCCTGGGTCTCAACGAGTTCTCGCAGGACGCTCAGGGCGACCCGTTCCAGCTGCTCTCGATGGGTGTGGTGCTGCTGGGGGCCGAGAAGACCTCGGACCTCGACGTGCGGGTCGAGAACGACACGACGCCGATCGCCCGGCTCGGGTCGAGCTACCTCACGATCGTCGCGAAGGCGGACTCCGACATCCAGTCGCTCGGCGACCTGGCCGACAAGCTCAAGGCCGACCCGGGAAGCGTGAGCATCGCGGGCAGCGTCACGGGCAGCCTCGAGCAGATCCTCATGGGCCTGTTCGCGGAGTCGATCGGGTTGGACCCGAAGGCGATCAAGTACGTCGCCTACGAGAACGCGAGCGAGCAGACCACCGCGGTGCTCTCGGGCGACGCGGACGTCTCGGTGACGGGTCTGTCGGAGACGCAGGCGCAGATCGATGACGGCTCCATGCGGGCCCTCGTCGTGACGAGCCCGGAGCGCATCGACGGCGTCGACGCCCCCACCTTCGAGGAGGAGGGTTTCAGCGCGGACCTCGTCACGGCGAACTGGCGCGGTGTGGTGGCCGGCCCCGGCATCAGCGACGAGGATCGCGACAAGCTCGTCGACCTCATCACCCAGATGCAGGCGACGCCGGAGTGGAAGCAGCTGCTGACCCAGTACAACTGGTCGGACACCTTCCTCGCGGGCGATGAGTTCTCGGACTTCGTGACCTCCGAGTCGAAGCGCATCGGCGATGCGCTCACGGCTCTCGGGGTGACCGAAGGCTAGACGGCGCACACACGGGGCGGGCGGGGACGGCGGTCCTCGCCCGCTTTCGTGCGCCGGCCGCCTTCGTGCGTCGGCCGGTGTCGTCCACGTCGGTCGCGGCATGCGCCGTCGCTAGGCTCTCGACCGTGTCGGCGCCGATCTCGTCTCGCATCTCGGGTCTCGGCGTCCACCTGCCCGAACGCACCCGCACGACCGGCGAGACGGAGGCCGAGTTGCGCCGCCGGAACCCGCGGCAGCACCTGCCGACGGGCCTCATCCGCCGGATGACGGGCGTGGAGTCGGTGCACCTGCGCCCGGACGGGTGGGACGCCTCCGATCTGGCGGTGGCGGCCGCCCGCGTGGCGCTCGCCGAATCGCCCGGCGAGGTGGACCTCGTGCTGTTCGCGAGCGCGAGCCAGGACCTGGTCGAGCCCGCCACGAGCCACATCGTGGCCGCGAAGCTCGGCCTCAGCTCGCCCGTGATGGACGTCAAGAACGCCTGCAACTCGGTCGTCAACGCCCTGCAGGTGGCCGACGCGCTCATCCGAACCGGCCAGTACGGGCGGGTGCTCATCGCGAGCGGCGAGGCGCCGACCGTGGCGGTGCGCTGGGAGGTGGACTCGCACGAGCAGTTCATCCGCAGCTTCCCCGGCTACACGATGAGCGACGGCGGCGCCGCGCTCGTGCTGGAGGCCTCCGACGACGAGGGCGCCGGCATCCGTGCCACGCGCTTCCTCGCCGTGTCGAAGCATTGGGGGATCGGCACCCTGCCGGGCGGCGGCACCATGCGCCCGCAC
The Protaetiibacter larvae DNA segment above includes these coding regions:
- a CDS encoding FAD-binding oxidoreductase; protein product: MSTSLNALHAADALAERLGDLVQLPGDPAYDAGRAAWNSAIDQRPAAVARPSSAEEVARIVRVAAELGLRVAPQSTGHAAGELARHELSDTVLIRLDRLTGVTVDPDARTARVLGGTLWQDVIAQTAPHGLTAAHGSAGDVAVAGYALSGGMSFYGRRHGLAVNAIRSVQLVTASGEIVTASHDEHAALFWAVRGGSGAFGVVTAIELELLPYPDVFAGAMFWDLARAREVVTAWRDWALTAPESVTTTLRIMHLPPLPELPPFLSGRSIVVIDGAILDGDERAAAVLAPLRKLDPEVDSFARMPAEGLLKVHMDPDHPSPSASAHVVLGELSDHAIERFVSACEAKGLLMMGELRQLGGAFGVSPALPGAVSRLEGAFALYALGAVPAPELLVPATAAARGVVDAVAPWRTGSVALTMSDGNGDGREAKFGASAERLANEARRFDPAGVFVAAHAVRG
- a CDS encoding isocitrate/isopropylmalate dehydrogenase family protein — translated: MSSYRIVTIPGDGIGPEVTASALEVVEAAARAHGGLTLEVEQLDASAERWKRTGVALPDEALAAAAEADAILMGAVGLPDARHPDGREVNGDVILRLRFELDLYGGIRPVRSFPNVATALRSDEPIDYVIVRENVEGLLASSVTRIRDEVAIDNLVITATGTTKVSELAFRLAERRAGKRRVACVDKSNAVAAYAFFREVFDQVAARHPDITPDHIYVDAMTAYQVLDPQRFDVVVTENMFGDILSDLGPATVGGLGLAASGDVGDAHGMFQPSHGSAPDIAGRGIANPTATILSAAMMLDWLGRQHDDADAVELGRVIDDAVVRVLAAGQVRTPDLRGTATSAEFTAAVIGALA
- a CDS encoding GntR family transcriptional regulator — protein: MGISDFAPPLASSPALSKNVVDILREMITNGTFGAGEHLKEAEIALSLGVSRGPVREALAELANEGHIELRRHRGAFVAELTRRDVHEVYSLRLALERLAMERAATHMTPEMLARFDSTLELMKHVPGDYTPEQAVELSLAFHDLVYEAADHQRLWRAWMSIRSHVALFLRSRNAHHHDFLDVGYPEHKVLRDVLAAGNADQAVRLVEEHIQRPYAFLLEDLPEDGSEV
- a CDS encoding haloacid dehalogenase type II; this encodes MSPRPSGPLAQVKALTFDVFGTVVDFRSSIIAEGRRLSALHGDAPVDWPAFADQWRAEYRPAMDRVTAGSETWINVDNIYRRALDMLIEKFGIDWLSEEELAEFNLIWHRLEPWGDSVLGLERLRKRFILATLSNGNVRLLVDLARHAKLPWDMVLSSELVRAYKPDRRMYQSAVDYLSLEPQEIMMVAAHQYDLRAAAELGFRTAFVMRPLEHGPEFQVDLTIDDDFDVVANDMVDLARQLGL
- a CDS encoding tripartite tricarboxylate transporter permease, producing the protein MDDALLNLFNGFLTILQPQYLLYAALGVLLGTFVGVLPGVGPPLTIALLLPLTYSLEPTGAFLLFGGIYFGALYGGSITSILMNTPGESSAVVTAIEGHAMAKSGRAGVALSISIIGAVIAGTIATLGLTFLSPVIAGIATSLRATDYFALMIFAFASVTALVGKSIVRGMLSLFIGLWVGLIGIDFVSGDSRFTFGVPQLADGINEVLIVIGLFAVGEALYGSARAMAGGETVVPLNGRFWPNRSEVKRVWKPWLRGSGLGFLFGALPTGGAEIPTFLSYGIEKRLSKHKHEFGKGAPEGMAGPEAAASASFSGVMVPLLTLGIPTSATAAILLSAFQIYNIQPGPRLFESSGTIVWPLIASFYIGNIMLFLINLPLIRLWVKILKIPTPFLFAGILVFATLGVYSISNSFTDLIVVYIIGIVGLLMRRYDFPIAPAILGAILGPLVETQFRRSLELGDGNFLVFIDRPFSAIVLALATAVIVLPIVSRRFSKAKDAVEEGDISGLIEGGEHQDETTDASESTASVGVGAPARRRWWRRN
- a CDS encoding tripartite tricarboxylate transporter TctB family protein, coding for MADVQPTENPADAERRRRGIRRELVIVGVVLVAFSVLIGVMSIQLAARRNFEPDSSGMFPLIVGAGLLLFSILFLVQSIRPRDEGYLEEHMEGEKQRTRMRVVVWVVLVLVAYAALVALIGYTIATAALFVGVSRLLGEKRWFLNVGVGVAMAAAVYFGFTLLLGVRLPAGFLGFI
- a CDS encoding 3-oxoacyl-ACP synthase III family protein; translation: MSAPISSRISGLGVHLPERTRTTGETEAELRRRNPRQHLPTGLIRRMTGVESVHLRPDGWDASDLAVAAARVALAESPGEVDLVLFASASQDLVEPATSHIVAAKLGLSSPVMDVKNACNSVVNALQVADALIRTGQYGRVLIASGEAPTVAVRWEVDSHEQFIRSFPGYTMSDGGAALVLEASDDEGAGIRATRFLAVSKHWGIGTLPGGGTMRPHDVDAGYFDMDGHGLQRAFLELGPEPVLGLLRDRGLVWEDFDLVAIHQVALPYLPPVFERLGVPDDRTVVTVRDHGNLASATLPLQLQLARERGMLREGSRALLIGLAGGISLGLAEVIW
- a CDS encoding VOC family protein — protein: MSAAEARIARRVDHVGIVVRDAQAAIDWYADSFGFVVDSDELIHGDAHNVRLVFLVPGADAAPGATALQLLAPFADGPIGRYLAEHGEGLHHVCFAVDDVAATTRALGDESTQPFVGGKGRLCSFPSGVPSDVRLELVQEEPA
- a CDS encoding Bug family tripartite tricarboxylate transporter substrate binding protein: MPATRTLRNRSIRRSLIAGLAAVSMGAGLAACAPSGGGEEAPFPSKPFTIVVPAAPGGGYDQMGRAVQQALTKSGLVTSNITVFNNPGAGGVLGLNEFSQDAQGDPFQLLSMGVVLLGAEKTSDLDVRVENDTTPIARLGSSYLTIVAKADSDIQSLGDLADKLKADPGSVSIAGSVTGSLEQILMGLFAESIGLDPKAIKYVAYENASEQTTAVLSGDADVSVTGLSETQAQIDDGSMRALVVTSPERIDGVDAPTFEEEGFSADLVTANWRGVVAGPGISDEDRDKLVDLITQMQATPEWKQLLTQYNWSDTFLAGDEFSDFVTSESKRIGDALTALGVTEG
- a CDS encoding Bug family tripartite tricarboxylate transporter substrate binding protein, with protein sequence MFTRTHRTRVGVVAGIALAALALTGCQAKPADAGAADADFPSQPFTITVPSGPGGGLDQLGRSVQLALTESGLVSGNIQVFNNPGAGSMLGLNQFVREEEGEQYQLLAVSAVLLGAEKTSDIKVTVEGDTTPIAALASEYLTIVTRPDSGIKDLKGLVDKLKKDPGSVNIVGSVAGSLEQVLIGLLAQSQDIDPADINYVPYENASEQVTALLSGDADVSVMGISEILSQLQDGSAIPLVVSSPERLDGVDAPTFEEAGLPADLTMANWRGIVGPPGLSDAQRDQVVDLIAKMRETDQWKEILTAKSWADTFIGGADFDAYLKSESDRIGNAMKGLGLIDG